In a genomic window of Cytobacillus sp. FSL H8-0458:
- a CDS encoding permease → MGVFFLAMSGFIVYAGVMADSAPPSESYILIGMAVMCFCLSYLYPQFKQKDERMKLIREKGMFASFFAMMMYLIVFNMGLKLDLILLTASEAINILSTLLICTVFLSFVIYSKIY, encoded by the coding sequence TTGGGAGTATTCTTTTTGGCGATGAGCGGTTTTATCGTATATGCAGGGGTTATGGCTGATTCTGCCCCGCCGTCTGAGTCTTATATCCTGATTGGAATGGCGGTAATGTGTTTTTGCTTAAGCTATCTGTATCCTCAATTTAAACAGAAAGATGAGCGGATGAAGCTGATCAGGGAAAAAGGGATGTTTGCCTCTTTTTTTGCCATGATGATGTATTTAATTGTATTTAACATGGGGCTGAAGCTGGATCTAATCTTATTAACGGCAAGTGAAGCCATCAATATTTTATCCACTTTACTGATTTGTACCGTGTTTTTATCATTTGTTATTTATTCGAAGATTTATTGA
- a CDS encoding helix-turn-helix transcriptional regulator: MKNNLVEFRKRQGYSQDRLAAILGVSRQTVISIEKGKYYPSLPLAFELAKTFNTTIEELFIYEGKKE, from the coding sequence TTGAAAAATAATCTAGTCGAGTTTCGGAAAAGGCAGGGCTATTCACAGGATAGACTGGCGGCTATACTGGGAGTCTCCAGGCAGACGGTTATATCCATAGAGAAGGGGAAGTATTACCCTTCCCTCCCGCTTGCCTTTGAATTAGCAAAGACGTTTAATACCACAATTGAAGAACTATTTATTTATGAAGGAAAGAAAGAGTAA
- a CDS encoding VOC family protein codes for MINKIGKITVYVEDQEQAKDFWLNKMGFVLKFEQPMGPNASWIEVGPSDDEFTTLVLYSKAAMEQQNPSAVAHPSILFSTTDIEAAYEQMKQNGIEVEDMLKMPFGTMFTFKDQDGNNYLLREDK; via the coding sequence ATGATCAATAAAATTGGAAAAATCACAGTATACGTTGAGGATCAGGAACAGGCAAAAGATTTTTGGCTAAATAAGATGGGGTTTGTGCTAAAATTCGAACAGCCTATGGGACCAAATGCATCCTGGATTGAAGTGGGTCCAAGCGATGATGAGTTCACGACTCTGGTTCTTTATTCAAAGGCAGCAATGGAACAGCAAAATCCATCTGCTGTTGCCCACCCTTCCATCCTTTTCAGCACCACTGATATTGAAGCTGCCTATGAACAAATGAAACAAAATGGCATAGAAGTTGAAGATATGTTAAAGATGCCTTTTGGAACTATGTTTACGTTTAAAGACCAGGATGGGAATAACTACTTATTAAGAGAAGATAAGTAA
- a CDS encoding MoeB/ThiF family adenylyltransferase, translating into MNERYSRQMLFPPIGKEGQKKLRGKHALIIGAGALGAANAETLTRAGVGKLTIADRDYVEWSNLQRQQLYCEEDAVRKVPKAIAAAKRLKAINSEVQIFARIMDVGVQEMEELIEDVDLIIDSTDNFDIRFLINDISQKHRIPWIYGGCVGSYGLSYTILPGVTPCLNCLMDKLPLGGATCDTAGVIQPAIQMVAAQQSAEALKILTEDLESLRATLVSFDVWKNQFSSVNVSSLRNPQCLSCGTKPIYPFLDYRNQTKTALLCGRDTVQIRPSALQDMDVAYLEKSLVSQGINVESNPYLLSFSINDARVVVFKDGRVLVHGVRDILQAKNLYHRFLG; encoded by the coding sequence TTGAATGAACGATACTCCCGCCAGATGTTATTTCCTCCGATTGGCAAAGAAGGACAGAAAAAGCTGAGGGGAAAACACGCTTTGATTATAGGGGCTGGTGCATTAGGGGCTGCAAATGCAGAAACTCTCACAAGGGCAGGCGTCGGCAAATTAACCATTGCCGATCGGGATTATGTAGAGTGGAGCAACCTGCAGCGTCAGCAGCTTTATTGTGAAGAAGATGCTGTACGAAAGGTGCCAAAAGCAATAGCAGCGGCTAAACGCCTAAAAGCCATCAATTCAGAGGTGCAAATTTTCGCACGTATTATGGATGTAGGTGTACAGGAAATGGAAGAGCTGATTGAGGATGTTGATTTAATCATCGATTCAACGGATAATTTTGACATTCGCTTTCTGATCAATGATATTTCTCAAAAGCACCGGATTCCCTGGATATATGGAGGCTGTGTGGGGAGCTATGGTTTAAGCTATACCATCTTGCCCGGGGTGACACCGTGCCTGAATTGCCTGATGGACAAATTGCCATTGGGAGGAGCAACCTGCGATACAGCTGGTGTAATTCAGCCTGCTATTCAAATGGTTGCGGCTCAACAGTCTGCTGAGGCATTAAAGATATTGACAGAAGACTTGGAATCCTTACGCGCGACACTTGTTTCTTTTGATGTATGGAAAAATCAATTTAGTTCTGTGAATGTTTCTTCCTTAAGAAATCCGCAGTGCTTATCGTGCGGGACTAAACCAATTTATCCCTTCCTGGACTACAGAAATCAGACAAAGACAGCGTTGCTTTGCGGGAGGGATACCGTACAAATCAGGCCTTCAGCTCTTCAGGATATGGATGTTGCCTATCTCGAAAAATCCCTGGTCTCTCAAGGAATCAATGTAGAGAGCAATCCTTATTTGCTCTCATTTTCGATCAATGACGCCAGAGTAGTTGTATTTAAGGATGGAAGAGTGCTGGTGCATGGTGTAAGAGACATTCTACAGGCAAAGAACCTGTATCATCGTTTCCTTGGATAA